A single Vulpes lagopus strain Blue_001 chromosome 3, ASM1834538v1, whole genome shotgun sequence DNA region contains:
- the LOC121488222 gene encoding mastin — protein MLWLLVLTAPWLGGSVPVSPNPGLRRERVGIVGGCNVPARRYPWQVSLRFHGMGSGQWQHICGGSLIHPQWVLTAAHCVELEGLEAATLRVQVGQLRLYDHDQLCNVTEIIRHPNFNMSWYGWDSADIALLKLEAPLTLSEDVNLVCLPYPSLIVPPGMLCWVTGWGDIADHTPLPPPYHLQEVEVPIVGNRECNCHYQTILERDDEVIKQDMLCAGSEGHDSCQMDSGGPLVCRWKCTWIQVGVVSWGYGCGYNNLPGVYARVTSYMSWIHQHVPLSPGP, from the exons ATGCTGTGGCTGCTGGTTCTGACCGCCCCCTGGCTGGGGGGTTCTGTGCCCGTGAGCCCCA ACCCCGGCCTGCGACGTGAGCGGGTGGGCATCGTGGGGGGCTGCAACGTGCCAGCCAGGAGGTACCCGTGGCAGGTCAGCCTGAGGTTCCACGGCATGGGTAGCGGCCAGTGGCAGCACATCTGCGGAGGCTCCCTCATCCACCCCCAGTGGGTGCTGACTGCGGCCCACTGCGTGGAGCT GGAGGGCTTGGAGGCTGCTACCCTCAGGGTCCAAGTCGGGCAGCTGAGACTCTACGACCACGACCAGCTGTGCAACGTGACCGAGATCATCCGCCACCCCAACTTCAACATGAGCTGGTATGGCTGGGACAGCGCGGACATCGCCCTGCTGAAGCTGGAGGCCCCCCTGACGCTCTCTGAGGACGTCAACCTGGTGTGCCTCCCATATCCCTCCCTGATTGTCCCCCCGGGGATGCTATGCTGGGTGACCGGCTGGGGAGACATTGCAGACCACA CACCGCTGCCCCCACCCTACCACCTGCAGGAGGTGGAGGTCCCCATCGTGGGGAACAGGGAGTGTAATTGTCACTATCAGACCATTCTTGAGCGAGACGACGAGGTCATCAAGCAGGACATGCTGTGTGCCGGGAGCGAGGGCCACGACTCCTGCCAG ATGGACTCTGGGGGCCCCCTCGTGTGCCGATGGAAGTGCACCTGGATCCAAGTGGGGGTCGTGAGCTGGGGCTACGGCTGCGGTTACAACAACCTCCCTGGGGTGTACGCCCGCGTGACGAGCTACATGTCCTGGATCCACCAGCACGTCCCTCTGTCCCCTGGACCCTAG